A stretch of DNA from Capsicum annuum cultivar UCD-10X-F1 unplaced genomic scaffold, UCD10Xv1.1 ctg74359, whole genome shotgun sequence:
aagGTAGAAACATTACAATACAGAGCACACATCATAAACATCATACAACAGACACTAAGCTAAGTTATGGACTACCTGATAACCATTCCAGTCAGTATTAGGAGAAGGAATGCCTTGGCTTGGTGGGTACACCATTGGTGCATAAGAAGCTGTGTCATTCAATGATCTTGGCGGAGACCAAGAAGATTCAGCTGAATGGGAAG
This window harbors:
- the LOC124894463 gene encoding zinc finger CCCH domain-containing protein 43-like, with the translated sequence MRTGSCKYGSNCRFHHPDPITVAGADPSSGYNNAGAFPVQASSHSAESSWSPPRSLNDTASYAPMVYPPSQGIPSPNTDWNGYQVVHNLA